One window of Bos indicus isolate NIAB-ARS_2022 breed Sahiwal x Tharparkar chromosome 20, NIAB-ARS_B.indTharparkar_mat_pri_1.0, whole genome shotgun sequence genomic DNA carries:
- the GABRP gene encoding gamma-aminobutyric acid receptor subunit pi isoform X2 — protein MKRSLHLTFVCLSLFSARMCVQGNQFNIEVSRSNKLSLPGFENLTAGYNKFLRPNFGGEPVQIALTLDIASISSISESNMDYTATIYLRQRWTDQRLVFEGNKSFTLDARLVEFLWVPDTYIVESKKSFLHEVTVGNRLIRLFSNGTVLYALRITTTVACNMDLSKYPMDTQTCKLQLESWGYDGNDVEFSWLRGNDSVRGLENLRLAQYTIQQYFTSVTRSQQETGNYTRLVLQFELQRNVLYFILETYVPSTFLVVLSWVSFWISLDSVPARTCIGVTTVLSMTTLMIGSRTSLPNTNCFIKAIDVYLGICFSFVFGALLEYAVAHYSSLQQMAAKDRGKAKEVEEVNITNIINSSISSFKRKISFASIEISGDNVDYSDLTMKTSDKK, from the exons ATGAAGCGCAGTCTCCACCTGACCTTCGTGTGTCTGAGTCTCTTCTCTGCACG GATGTGCGTCCAGGGGAATCAGTTTAACATCGAGGTCAGCAGAAGCAACAAGCTGTCCCTGCCTGGCTTTGAGAATCTCACAGCAGGATATAACAAGTTTCTCAGGCCCAATTTTGGTG GAGAACCTGTTCAGATAGCACTGACTCTGGACATTGCAAGTATTTCCAGTATTTCAGAGAGTAATATG GACTACACAGCCACCATATACCTCAGACAGCGCTGGACGGACCAGCGGCTGGTGTTCGAAGGCAACAAGAGCTTCACTCTGGATGCACGCCTAGTGGAATTCCTCTGGGTGCCAGACACCTACATCGTGGAGTCCAAGAAGTCCTTCCTCCATGAAGTCACTGTGGGGAACAGACTTATCCGCCTCTTCTCCAATGGCACAGTCCTATATGCCCTCAG aatCACAACAACTGTTGCATGTAACATGGACCTGTCTAAATACCCCATGGACACACAGACATGCAAGTTGCAACTAGAGAGCT GGGGCTACGATGGGAATGACGTAGAGTTCAGCTGGCTGAGAGGGAACGACTCTGTGCGGGGACTGGAGAACCTGCGGCTTGCTCAGTACACCATACAACAATATTTCACCTCAGTTACCAGATCACAGCAGGAAACAG GAAATTACACACGACTGGTCTTGCAATTTGAGCTTCAGAGGAACGTCCTGTATTTCATTTTGGAAACCTATGTTCCTTCCACTTTCCTGGTGGTGTTATCCTGGGTCTCGTTTTGGATCTCCCTTGATTCAGTTCCTGCAAGAACCTGCATTG GAGTGACCACCGTATTGTCAATGACCACACTGATGATTGGGTCCCGTACTTCTCTCCCGAACACCAACTGCTTCATAAAGGCCATCGATGTGTACCTGGGAATATGCTTTAGCTTCGTGTTTGGGGCCCTCCTGGAATATGCAGTTGCCCACTACAGCTCCTTACAGCAGATGGCAGCCAAAGATCGG GGGAAAGCAAAGGAAGTGGAAGAAGTCAACATTACTAACATCATCAACAGCTCCATCTCCAGCTTTAAACGGAAGATCAGTTTTGCCAGCATTGAAATTTCCGGAGATAACGTTGACTACAGCGACCTGACAATGAAAACCAGTGACAAG aAATAA
- the GABRP gene encoding gamma-aminobutyric acid receptor subunit pi isoform X1, whose amino-acid sequence MKRSLHLTFVCLSLFSARMCVQGNQFNIEVSRSNKLSLPGFENLTAGYNKFLRPNFGGEPVQIALTLDIASISSISESNMDYTATIYLRQRWTDQRLVFEGNKSFTLDARLVEFLWVPDTYIVESKKSFLHEVTVGNRLIRLFSNGTVLYALRITTTVACNMDLSKYPMDTQTCKLQLESWGYDGNDVEFSWLRGNDSVRGLENLRLAQYTIQQYFTSVTRSQQETGNYTRLVLQFELQRNVLYFILETYVPSTFLVVLSWVSFWISLDSVPARTCIGVTTVLSMTTLMIGSRTSLPNTNCFIKAIDVYLGICFSFVFGALLEYAVAHYSSLQQMAAKDRGKAKEVEEVNITNIINSSISSFKRKISFASIEISGDNVDYSDLTMKTSDKVKFVFRDKLGRIVDYFTIQNPSNVDRYSKLLFPLIFMLANVFYWAYYMYF is encoded by the exons ATGAAGCGCAGTCTCCACCTGACCTTCGTGTGTCTGAGTCTCTTCTCTGCACG GATGTGCGTCCAGGGGAATCAGTTTAACATCGAGGTCAGCAGAAGCAACAAGCTGTCCCTGCCTGGCTTTGAGAATCTCACAGCAGGATATAACAAGTTTCTCAGGCCCAATTTTGGTG GAGAACCTGTTCAGATAGCACTGACTCTGGACATTGCAAGTATTTCCAGTATTTCAGAGAGTAATATG GACTACACAGCCACCATATACCTCAGACAGCGCTGGACGGACCAGCGGCTGGTGTTCGAAGGCAACAAGAGCTTCACTCTGGATGCACGCCTAGTGGAATTCCTCTGGGTGCCAGACACCTACATCGTGGAGTCCAAGAAGTCCTTCCTCCATGAAGTCACTGTGGGGAACAGACTTATCCGCCTCTTCTCCAATGGCACAGTCCTATATGCCCTCAG aatCACAACAACTGTTGCATGTAACATGGACCTGTCTAAATACCCCATGGACACACAGACATGCAAGTTGCAACTAGAGAGCT GGGGCTACGATGGGAATGACGTAGAGTTCAGCTGGCTGAGAGGGAACGACTCTGTGCGGGGACTGGAGAACCTGCGGCTTGCTCAGTACACCATACAACAATATTTCACCTCAGTTACCAGATCACAGCAGGAAACAG GAAATTACACACGACTGGTCTTGCAATTTGAGCTTCAGAGGAACGTCCTGTATTTCATTTTGGAAACCTATGTTCCTTCCACTTTCCTGGTGGTGTTATCCTGGGTCTCGTTTTGGATCTCCCTTGATTCAGTTCCTGCAAGAACCTGCATTG GAGTGACCACCGTATTGTCAATGACCACACTGATGATTGGGTCCCGTACTTCTCTCCCGAACACCAACTGCTTCATAAAGGCCATCGATGTGTACCTGGGAATATGCTTTAGCTTCGTGTTTGGGGCCCTCCTGGAATATGCAGTTGCCCACTACAGCTCCTTACAGCAGATGGCAGCCAAAGATCGG GGGAAAGCAAAGGAAGTGGAAGAAGTCAACATTACTAACATCATCAACAGCTCCATCTCCAGCTTTAAACGGAAGATCAGTTTTGCCAGCATTGAAATTTCCGGAGATAACGTTGACTACAGCGACCTGACAATGAAAACCAGTGACAAGGTCAAGTTTGTCTTCCGAGATAAGTTGGGCAGGATTGTTGATTATTTCACAATTCAAAACCCGAGTAATGTTGATCGATATTCCAAACTActatttcctttgatttttatgcTAGCCAATGTATTTTACTGGGCATACTATATGTATTTCTGA